The window TGAGGGCCTCGCCATTGGAGTCCTTGTGAACATTTGCTGACCCATTGCTCTCTGGTGTTTtggctcctctcctctctttggGTGACTCCCCTCTGGCAGAGTCTCCGGCTTCACTGCTGCAAGGAGAAGGTGTGGTTCTTCTCAGAGGGGAAGCTCTTGCACCAGGATCTCTCATCTTCTCCTCCACTTTGGCCACCTTTTCCGTCACTTTCTTAACAAGTTCCTCCATGGCGTGGAAGTTATTTTTGGGCAGAGGTGAGGTCTGGCAGCTTGGAGGGGAGATGAGGGGCTGGCTTTTGGTGGGGGACAGAATCTCTTCTCCAGAAAACATATACTTTAGAGGGGAGCTCTTTCCTGAGTTGCGCAAGGAAAGCTTCATGATGTTCGGTAGCTGATAGGCAGCATGGATGCTGGGGTAGCCTCCCCAGCTGGGCGTGCCATTCTGTGCTTTGTTGATGGCAGAAGTGACAGTGTTTTCCAGTGACTTGAGGATGTCGAACCCTCCTTTAGGGCTTTCTTCCAGGTCTTCTTCAGTCAAATATGGATATTTGGAGGAAATGTCAAACTTCTCCTCAGGCTCATCTTCTATCATTTTCTTCTCTTTGCTGTTGTTGGTGACTTCCTTGGTGcactcttcttctttttcctctttcttaatTTCCATTGCACTGATGGCGGGGGATATGCTTGGTGGAGGGGGTGCAggtggagggggggaaaaagCTGTGGCAGCTAGCGGTACTGACTGTACCTTATCCTCAGCGGAGGGCATAGTGGTAGGGGCTGGGGTGGTAGGCGACTCCATGATGGGCTTGCCTTTCTTGATGGCAGAGTTGGTGACCTTAATGAAGTGGCCTGTTACCATCATGTGAGCTGTTAACTCCTGAAGGGTATCATGGGAACTCCCACACTCCATGCACTTTAGGATCTGGGATTTCCGAGATTCAAACTGCCATGCATAGCTGGCGCCATTCTGATGCCCGTAGCGGTTATTTGGGGTAATGTAGGGATTGGCCGTCTTCTgcagcaggtcagtggtgtctgagagagagggTTTGGGAGTGCCACCATTGGAGTCTGGTGAGCTGGGCAGTTCCAGCTCAATAGGGGCTCTTTTGCGAGCTGAAGAAATGATTTTGGCCGCCACGGGTGTCACGGGCTCCTTGAGAGGCACTTTCTGGTAGTGTTTCGTCTTGATCATATGGACGCTGAGATCCTGTAGTGACTCAAAGGAATGGCCACAGTACATGCACTTGAGGACTTTCTGGGCATCCTCCTTGCCTTCCATCTCCAGTAGGGACCGCTTGCGGGGCTTGGACCAGCGCTTAGTGCCCTCGCTGTCCGTCTCATGGTTATCGTCTCGGTAGTGGCCCGTTTCGTTCATATGCACGGTAAGTTCAACCAGCGTGTCGTAGGCTGCACTGCAATCCTTGCAGCGGAACTTGCTAGCACCAGTAAAGATCGAGCCATAGAGCTTGGTGCTTTGCCGGTACAGCTGCACAGTGCTGAAGAGGTTTGGCTCAGATGCTGGGTGCAGTATTCTGTTCTGGTTCTGTGTGACTTGCTGCAAGGTCTTGGCCACAGCCGACTGGTGCCAGTCATAGCCCCCGCTAccgcagctgctgctgctactactgctgctgctactgctatgGCTGCGAGGGGGTTTTTCAGGTGGAGGCTGTGTCATGTTCAAGTTCAGAGATGACCAGTAGGAATTGGTCAGG of the Salminus brasiliensis chromosome 25, fSalBra1.hap2, whole genome shotgun sequence genome contains:
- the tshz3b gene encoding teashirt homolog 3b isoform X2 gives rise to the protein MDEDVDGDDSAVEEEPAMKYMCQDKDFLLKERPGFHDSPAADLSSHEMDSESHLSESSDRMSDFESASVKNEEDGTAKEPLTSLSSTASMRMTNTAPPGSEEATAAGPDSLEQMKAIYTSFLTNSYWSSLNLNMTQPPPEKPPRSHSSSSSSSSSSSCGSGGYDWHQSAVAKTLQQVTQNQNRILHPASEPNLFSTVQLYRQSTKLYGSIFTGASKFRCKDCSAAYDTLVELTVHMNETGHYRDDNHETDSEGTKRWSKPRKRSLLEMEGKEDAQKVLKCMYCGHSFESLQDLSVHMIKTKHYQKVPLKEPVTPVAAKIISSARKRAPIELELPSSPDSNGGTPKPSLSDTTDLLQKTANPYITPNNRYGHQNGASYAWQFESRKSQILKCMECGSSHDTLQELTAHMMVTGHFIKVTNSAIKKGKPIMESPTTPAPTTMPSAEDKVQSVPLAATAFSPPPPAPPPPSISPAISAMEIKKEEKEEECTKEVTNNSKEKKMIEDEPEEKFDISSKYPYLTEEDLEESPKGGFDILKSLENTVTSAINKAQNGTPSWGGYPSIHAAYQLPNIMKLSLRNSGKSSPLKYMFSGEEILSPTKSQPLISPPSCQTSPLPKNNFHAMEELVKKVTEKVAKVEEKMRDPGARASPLRRTTPSPCSSEAGDSARGESPKERRGAKTPESNGSANVHKDSNGEALTKESLENGTDHAVKTPVTSLCSSTAIITDHPPEQPFVNPLSALQSVMNVHLGKAAKPALPSLDPMSMLFKMSNSLGEKAAVAASTPAQTKKTNEHLDRYFYHINNDQPIDLTKGKSEKSSSMGSAVLSSSTSTPSSVSPSSTITMAKATSAVASFMSNSPLRENALSDISDMLRNLTESHASKSSTPTSLSERSDIDGATHEESEDMSPAQKRKGRQSNWNPQHLLILQAQFASSLRQTGDGKYIMSDLSPQERMHISRFTGLSMTTISHWLANVKYQLRRTGGTKFLKNLDSGHPVFFCSDCASQIRSPSTYVSHLESHLGFRIRDLAKLSGEQLASQISRHTKGLSEKLLSAQAHVLAHSLSNPNTNPSPSPHSHPHSHSHSHSHSPSPSAEEEANGTTYQCKLCNRTFASKHAVKLHLSKTHGKSPEDHLMYVCELEKP